The following are encoded in a window of Telmatobacter sp. DSM 110680 genomic DNA:
- a CDS encoding tetratricopeptide repeat protein, which translates to MSGLETLRMGSVSCYDGASQLGRQDMQHASSPARSFRFGLFEADVVQKTLLRNGVRVKIQDQPFRVLILLLERSGEIVGRDELRSSIWPDGTFVDFDGSLNVILKKLRAVIDDNPENPRFIETVPRRGYRFIAPVTVIRAEPEPLDAPASLPPPTTSAVGSLEPASGSRRSLPDSPLLYVAASVFLVVALSAGWMRWNGIKSAAIASTTPVAAKVSVRSSVAVLGFKSLSGASNDAWLGTALSEMLSTELASGDKLRLVSAEDIANLRNYSPWAKTDTLDRVTTSRIGSALDSDLLVLGSYTTIGKPEHGQIRVDARLQDAKTGEVMCEIAEIGASEDLFAIVSRIGGKLRNRLGVGSTGDSDETMVQATLPADPEAARFYALGLERLRAYDFETARGFFEQAIATEAGFPLAHSMLSRTELFLGHYDQAKVEAKKGVDLSSGLPRIQKMEIEASYDQALGDRGKAADIYRVLFNMFPDSLDYGLQLAKLQLDSYHPDESLETIRQLRRLPPPASNDARIDLREAPLQMRKDVDAAEKLFRTAAQKAQSQNQRLVYARAEQNLCLLNRQHLQNPPECHEAFEIYTAAGNRNLAGATLQIMAENQRLTGHALEAIPLYEEAIRTFNESGDYENMGVALNNLSLVYQDQGQWARAEEEYRKAKQNFTVVNDRVNLAVVTSNLADIEQWHGNFDKAERLYEEAREFGRAAKMATSSIPATGHPGMLLIKGELNDAMSELNAQVAFYRSWGGDPWLFANAVSGLGDVQRQQGDLNASQRSYEEAVEILKKANASTVNLQLSLIQLSIDRHHPDQAERELHDVIAVFEKDKNAGEELSGYLALGQALLAQGKINESKTLIQRAKKLTDLHEFPVLGMPLELLALRIDSAEASAAPHRSEGLLVVQRDLKSLIQRAHRIGFYTLECEARLALADVESKLSPSVGSAHLVALSQQARDRGFVLYADQAASLNSHPPEAEAMNKPPR; encoded by the coding sequence ATGAGCGGTTTGGAAACATTACGGATGGGAAGCGTTTCGTGCTATGATGGCGCATCTCAGTTGGGTCGGCAGGACATGCAACACGCATCTTCCCCCGCGCGCAGCTTCCGATTCGGTTTATTCGAGGCGGACGTCGTACAAAAAACGCTTCTGCGCAATGGTGTGCGCGTCAAGATTCAAGACCAGCCTTTTCGGGTCTTGATTCTGCTGCTCGAACGTTCAGGAGAAATTGTAGGACGCGATGAGCTGCGCTCCAGCATCTGGCCAGATGGAACGTTCGTCGACTTCGACGGTAGTCTCAATGTCATCCTCAAAAAACTCCGCGCGGTTATCGACGATAACCCTGAAAACCCACGCTTCATTGAGACGGTTCCTCGACGAGGGTACCGTTTCATCGCGCCGGTCACGGTAATTCGCGCGGAGCCTGAGCCGCTCGATGCTCCGGCCTCACTTCCACCACCAACGACATCTGCGGTTGGATCCCTCGAACCTGCTTCTGGTTCTCGGCGCAGCTTACCCGATTCGCCGCTGCTGTATGTGGCAGCTTCAGTGTTTCTCGTGGTTGCCCTGAGCGCGGGGTGGATGCGCTGGAACGGAATCAAATCGGCCGCCATCGCGTCGACAACGCCGGTTGCTGCAAAAGTGAGTGTGCGCAGTTCCGTAGCCGTGCTGGGGTTTAAGAGTCTTTCCGGCGCTTCCAACGACGCGTGGCTGGGCACCGCACTGTCCGAGATGCTGAGCACCGAATTGGCGAGCGGTGATAAGCTCCGACTCGTATCGGCCGAGGATATTGCCAATCTGCGCAACTACTCACCGTGGGCGAAGACTGACACGCTTGATCGGGTGACTACCTCGCGGATCGGCAGTGCACTCGACAGCGATCTCCTTGTGCTTGGTTCCTACACCACAATCGGCAAGCCCGAGCACGGGCAAATCAGGGTCGATGCTCGCCTGCAGGATGCGAAGACCGGCGAAGTGATGTGCGAAATCGCGGAGATCGGAGCCAGCGAAGACCTGTTTGCAATCGTCAGCCGCATTGGTGGGAAGTTAAGAAACCGCCTCGGTGTTGGCAGCACTGGAGACTCCGACGAAACCATGGTGCAAGCTACGCTGCCCGCAGATCCTGAAGCTGCCCGCTTCTACGCCCTCGGTCTTGAAAGACTCCGCGCATATGATTTCGAAACAGCTCGTGGGTTCTTTGAGCAGGCCATTGCGACCGAGGCAGGATTTCCGCTGGCACACTCCATGCTGTCAAGGACCGAACTGTTTCTTGGGCATTATGACCAGGCAAAGGTGGAAGCCAAAAAAGGAGTGGACCTGTCATCGGGCCTTCCACGCATACAGAAAATGGAGATCGAGGCCAGCTACGATCAGGCACTTGGCGACCGCGGGAAAGCAGCGGATATCTATCGCGTTCTCTTCAATATGTTTCCCGATAGCCTCGACTACGGCTTGCAGCTGGCAAAACTTCAACTGGATTCATATCATCCCGATGAATCTCTTGAGACCATTCGCCAACTGCGACGTCTGCCTCCGCCTGCAAGCAACGACGCCCGGATAGACCTACGTGAAGCTCCACTGCAAATGCGCAAAGATGTCGATGCCGCCGAAAAACTATTTCGGACGGCCGCCCAGAAAGCGCAATCTCAGAATCAGAGACTGGTGTACGCAAGGGCTGAGCAAAACCTTTGCCTGCTCAATCGGCAACACCTCCAGAATCCACCCGAGTGCCACGAAGCATTTGAGATTTACACGGCCGCTGGAAATCGTAATCTCGCCGGGGCCACGCTGCAGATCATGGCCGAGAATCAACGGCTCACCGGTCATGCGCTGGAAGCCATTCCTCTTTACGAGGAGGCAATTCGTACCTTCAACGAAAGCGGCGACTACGAGAACATGGGCGTCGCTCTGAACAACTTGTCGCTGGTTTACCAGGATCAGGGTCAGTGGGCGCGCGCTGAGGAGGAATATCGCAAAGCGAAGCAGAATTTCACAGTCGTAAATGATCGCGTGAATCTCGCCGTCGTTACATCCAACCTTGCCGACATCGAGCAATGGCATGGCAATTTCGATAAGGCGGAGAGGCTGTACGAGGAGGCCCGGGAGTTTGGCAGGGCAGCAAAGATGGCGACGAGTTCTATCCCCGCAACTGGTCATCCAGGCATGCTGCTGATCAAGGGAGAGCTTAACGACGCAATGAGCGAGTTGAACGCGCAAGTTGCATTCTATCGATCATGGGGCGGAGACCCATGGTTATTCGCGAATGCAGTGTCAGGTTTGGGAGACGTCCAGCGTCAACAGGGAGACCTGAACGCGTCGCAGAGAAGCTATGAGGAAGCAGTCGAAATTCTGAAAAAAGCGAATGCGTCCACAGTAAATCTGCAACTTTCGCTCATTCAGCTGAGCATTGACCGACACCACCCGGATCAAGCAGAGCGAGAGTTGCATGATGTTATCGCAGTATTCGAAAAAGACAAGAATGCTGGAGAGGAACTCAGCGGTTACCTTGCGCTCGGCCAAGCTCTTTTGGCGCAAGGAAAAATCAATGAGAGCAAAACACTGATTCAACGCGCGAAAAAGCTTACTGACCTTCACGAGTTCCCCGTTTTGGGGATGCCGCTCGAGTTGCTCGCGCTGCGCATCGATAGCGCGGAAGCCTCTGCTGCTCCGCATCGGAGTGAAGGCCTTCTAGTCGTCCAGCGCGACCTTAAATCTTTGATTCAGCGGGCGCACAGAATTGGTTTTTATACGCTGGAGTGCGAAGCAAGGCTGGCACTTGCTGATGTCGAATCGAAGTTATCGCCGTCAGTGGGGAGCGCCCATCTCGTTGCGCTTTCTCAACAAGCCCGCGATCGGGGCTTTGTTTTGTATGCAGACCAGGCTGCTAGTCTCAATTCCCATCCGCCTGAAGCCGAGGCCATGAACAAGCCTCCTCGATAA